One Solea solea chromosome 5, fSolSol10.1, whole genome shotgun sequence genomic window carries:
- the LOC131459099 gene encoding sterile alpha motif domain-containing protein 3-like isoform X2, giving the protein MPQPAQLRVIIADHDVRKVVLPSGIPETLDDLHSVIRDTFSIAKDFSLHYKDEDFDEFFTLLSTTDLKDKDTIKVVFLPNQEPPIILTLTDVTNMNNQPCEEPDVDDTASVSTDDTLILSSEDSPGHRSQRWPAQFSIPSFSGLTEIQIQSGNERFNKYGTLLTTKDLIPLLPDILGKLAEAIYEYTAYPSSLQISEVAEALTQKHPCLKEPGSFNGSYGWAQRLKYKMNNFRSKLRGLGCPEVEVNSLKRKQTHDQYPAKNLKKPKKAEVNYLPPHAQGETTASLEKERVELLSEMMKRDNSKVVAQKMAKTFSLRREEIVKEAPAISECMKRWPALFSEAQISEEFKRITTVNLQSTFLAKLDQCTPKLMALTQSKGGAAGLKIRNIKDMLLEDNTVERQREIAIRCLMVYLGEKEEDLFKQYWDVEELDADLAMQVMKIAIIGDGCATIVVEGTKILQGIDVARSCALLMGVIYALNLRYPKQLKFTFEAFQKLCLELDGQKASSKVMNLKYGIF; this is encoded by the exons ATGCCACAACCGGCTCAACTCCGAGTGATCATTGCAGATCATGATGTCCGTAAAGTTGTACTACCATCTGGAATCCCTGAGACATTGGATGACCTTCACTCAGTCATTCGTGATACATTTTCCATTGCCAAAGACTTCAGTCTTCACTACAAAGATGAGGATTTTGATGAGTTTTTCACCCTTTTATCTACAACTGACCTCAAGGATAAGGACACAATCAAGGTTGTGTTTCTCCCAAACCAGGAGCCTCCAATCATTTTAACCTTAACTGATGTGACCAACATGAATAATCAGCCTTGTGAGGAGCCCGATGTTGACGACACCGCATCCGTGTCAACCGATGACACACTAATTCTCTCATCTGAAGATAGTCCAGGCCACCGTTCCCAGCGCTGGCCCGCTCAGTTTTCAATTCCCAGCTTTTCTGGCTTAACAGAGATCCAAATTCAGTCAGGAAATGAGCGCTTCAATAAATATGGGACTCTTCTCACTACCAAAGATTTAATTCCGCTACTCCCAGACATCCTTGGAAAACTAGCGGAGGCTATTTATGAGTACACTGCTTATCCATCTAGTCTGCAGATCAGTGAGGTTGCAGAGGCCCTCACTCAAAAGCATCCCTGCCTCAAAGAACCAGGCTCATTTAATGGGTCCTATGGATGGGCGCAGCGCCTAAAATATAAGATGAACAATTTCAGAAGCAAACTACGAGGTCTCGGCTGCCCTGAAGTTGAAGTGAACTCActcaagagaaaacaaacacatgaccaGTATCCGGCAAAGAATCTGAAAAAACCAAAGAAGGCGGAGGTGAACTACCTACCCCCTCATGCTCAAGGTGAAACTACTGCAAGtttggaaaaagagagagtggagcTCCTAAGTGAAATGATGAAAAGGGACAACTCCAAGGTGGTAGCTCAGAAAATGGCCAAGACGTTCAGCCTTCGTCGGGAGGAAATAGTGAAAGAGGCCCCTGCAATCAGTGAATGCATGAAGCGCTGGCCTGCGCTTTTTAGTGAAGCACAG ATAAGTGAAGAATTCAAGAGGATAACAACAGTTAACCTACAATCGACCTTTCTGGCCAAGCTTGACCAGTGCACCCCGAAATTGATGGCCTTGACCCAATCAAAAGGAGGAGCTGCAGGCCTGAAGATAAGGAACATTAAGGACATGCTTCTTGAG GACAACACAGTTGAAAGGCAGAGAGAAATTGCCATTCGCTGCCTCATGGTCTATCttggagagaaggaggaggacctTTTCAAACAGTACTGG GATGTAGAGGAGCTTGACGCAGACCTTGCGATGCAAGTGATGAAGATTGCCATCATCGGTGATGGGTGTGCAACCATCGTAGTCGAGGGAACCAAGATCCTGCAGGGGATTGATGTCGCCAGATCCTGTGCTTTGCTGATGGGAGTAATCTATGCTCTTAACCTAAGGTACCCCAAGCAGTTGAAATTTACCTTTGAGGCATTCCAGAAGCTATGCCTTGAGCTTGATGGACAAAAAGCCAGCTCTAAAGTAATGAATCTCAAGTATGGTATTTTTTAG
- the LOC131459099 gene encoding sterile alpha motif domain-containing protein 3-like isoform X1: MVFSHFAVCLARTKNSSSSPGILVSWTKGFNLRRGQPLRTNEISPSPSPEFVYRCQMPQPAQLRVIIADHDVRKVVLPSGIPETLDDLHSVIRDTFSIAKDFSLHYKDEDFDEFFTLLSTTDLKDKDTIKVVFLPNQEPPIILTLTDVTNMNNQPCEEPDVDDTASVSTDDTLILSSEDSPGHRSQRWPAQFSIPSFSGLTEIQIQSGNERFNKYGTLLTTKDLIPLLPDILGKLAEAIYEYTAYPSSLQISEVAEALTQKHPCLKEPGSFNGSYGWAQRLKYKMNNFRSKLRGLGCPEVEVNSLKRKQTHDQYPAKNLKKPKKAEVNYLPPHAQGETTASLEKERVELLSEMMKRDNSKVVAQKMAKTFSLRREEIVKEAPAISECMKRWPALFSEAQISEEFKRITTVNLQSTFLAKLDQCTPKLMALTQSKGGAAGLKIRNIKDMLLEDNTVERQREIAIRCLMVYLGEKEEDLFKQYWDVEELDADLAMQVMKIAIIGDGCATIVVEGTKILQGIDVARSCALLMGVIYALNLRYPKQLKFTFEAFQKLCLELDGQKASSKVMNLKYGIF, encoded by the exons ATG GTCTTCAGTCACTTTGCCGTGTGCCTTGCAAGGACAAAAAACTCTTCATCATCTCCTGGTATCCTGGTTTCGTGGACCAAGGGGTTCAATTTGAGACGTGGTCAGCCTCTCAGGACAAACGAGATATCACCTTCTCCTTCCCCTGAG TTTGTGTACAGGTGCCAGATGCCACAACCGGCTCAACTCCGAGTGATCATTGCAGATCATGATGTCCGTAAAGTTGTACTACCATCTGGAATCCCTGAGACATTGGATGACCTTCACTCAGTCATTCGTGATACATTTTCCATTGCCAAAGACTTCAGTCTTCACTACAAAGATGAGGATTTTGATGAGTTTTTCACCCTTTTATCTACAACTGACCTCAAGGATAAGGACACAATCAAGGTTGTGTTTCTCCCAAACCAGGAGCCTCCAATCATTTTAACCTTAACTGATGTGACCAACATGAATAATCAGCCTTGTGAGGAGCCCGATGTTGACGACACCGCATCCGTGTCAACCGATGACACACTAATTCTCTCATCTGAAGATAGTCCAGGCCACCGTTCCCAGCGCTGGCCCGCTCAGTTTTCAATTCCCAGCTTTTCTGGCTTAACAGAGATCCAAATTCAGTCAGGAAATGAGCGCTTCAATAAATATGGGACTCTTCTCACTACCAAAGATTTAATTCCGCTACTCCCAGACATCCTTGGAAAACTAGCGGAGGCTATTTATGAGTACACTGCTTATCCATCTAGTCTGCAGATCAGTGAGGTTGCAGAGGCCCTCACTCAAAAGCATCCCTGCCTCAAAGAACCAGGCTCATTTAATGGGTCCTATGGATGGGCGCAGCGCCTAAAATATAAGATGAACAATTTCAGAAGCAAACTACGAGGTCTCGGCTGCCCTGAAGTTGAAGTGAACTCActcaagagaaaacaaacacatgaccaGTATCCGGCAAAGAATCTGAAAAAACCAAAGAAGGCGGAGGTGAACTACCTACCCCCTCATGCTCAAGGTGAAACTACTGCAAGtttggaaaaagagagagtggagcTCCTAAGTGAAATGATGAAAAGGGACAACTCCAAGGTGGTAGCTCAGAAAATGGCCAAGACGTTCAGCCTTCGTCGGGAGGAAATAGTGAAAGAGGCCCCTGCAATCAGTGAATGCATGAAGCGCTGGCCTGCGCTTTTTAGTGAAGCACAG ATAAGTGAAGAATTCAAGAGGATAACAACAGTTAACCTACAATCGACCTTTCTGGCCAAGCTTGACCAGTGCACCCCGAAATTGATGGCCTTGACCCAATCAAAAGGAGGAGCTGCAGGCCTGAAGATAAGGAACATTAAGGACATGCTTCTTGAG GACAACACAGTTGAAAGGCAGAGAGAAATTGCCATTCGCTGCCTCATGGTCTATCttggagagaaggaggaggacctTTTCAAACAGTACTGG GATGTAGAGGAGCTTGACGCAGACCTTGCGATGCAAGTGATGAAGATTGCCATCATCGGTGATGGGTGTGCAACCATCGTAGTCGAGGGAACCAAGATCCTGCAGGGGATTGATGTCGCCAGATCCTGTGCTTTGCTGATGGGAGTAATCTATGCTCTTAACCTAAGGTACCCCAAGCAGTTGAAATTTACCTTTGAGGCATTCCAGAAGCTATGCCTTGAGCTTGATGGACAAAAAGCCAGCTCTAAAGTAATGAATCTCAAGTATGGTATTTTTTAG